From Triticum urartu cultivar G1812 chromosome 2, Tu2.1, whole genome shotgun sequence, a single genomic window includes:
- the LOC125541777 gene encoding serine/arginine repetitive matrix protein 1-like yields the protein MGSCVSKKAAHGSAEAKVAPPLPPEKDNALPPPPVVVEEEVKEVLSETAVRRTSPPEPEPEPQPEPEPEPEKEKMVQEHEEGDASDSVSVGSSVVDKAMVKAGREQEVEKRTVDVPEKGRARRMEPEQKKKCKDAGNGRARSPSPAAKQRRSGTNVSEQPVPPRPRRESPAVVSGIGCRSGRFSPSAARRAAESAVRRSYSAREADMALPSSAKRSLNTNINGNGGSGVRRDPGEHSGRRSDSPSRRPPASPAANGAISRQSSATRKAPKESTSSEKTKQQCGRGRAPMEVGDELDEAPLAGKERREAADAAMGQNPSVAMECFIFL from the coding sequence ATGGGTAGCTGCGTGAGCAAGAAGGCCGCGCACGGCAGTGCCGAGGCCAAGGTGGCGCCGCCGCTCCCGCCGGAGAAGGATAATGCCTTGCCTCCGCCGCccgtggtggtggaggaggaggtcAAGGAGGTGTTGTCGGAGACGGCAGTGCGGCGGACAAGCCCGCCGGAGCCGGAGCCGGAGCCGCAGCCTGAGCCTGAGCCTGAGCCTGAGAAGGAGAAGATGGTACAGGAACACGAGGAAGGCGATGCTTCCGATAGCGTGTCGGTGGGTTCCTCCGTGGTGGACAAGGCGATGGTGAAGGCTGGAAGGGAGCAGGAAGTGGAGAAGAGGACGGTGGACGTGCCGGAGAAGGGGAGGGCCAGGAGGATGGAACCGGAGCAGAAGAAGAAATGCAAGGACGCCGGGAACGGCAGGGCGCGGTCGCCGTCCCCTGCGGCGAAGCAGAGGAGGTCGGGGACCAATGTCAGCGAGCAGCCGGTGCCGCCGCGGCCGCGGCGAGAGTCGCCCGCGGTGGTGTCCGGCATCGGGTGCCGCAGTGGCAGATTCTCCCCTTCCGCAGCGAGGAGGGCCGCCGAGAGCGCCGTCAGACGGAGCTACTCCGCAAGGGAAGCCGACATGGCGCTGCCGTCGTCTGCCAAGCGCTCCCTCAACACAAACATCAACGGTAACGGAGGGAGTGGCGTCAGGCGGGACCCTGGCGAGCATTCTGGCAGGAGGTCAGATTCCCCGTCTAGGCGCCCGCCGGCCTCTCCGGCAGCAAACGGCGCCATCAGCCGGCAATCGAGCGCCACCCGGAAGGCTCCGAAGGAGAGCACCAGTTCGGAGAAAACCAAGCAGCAATGCGGCCGCGGACGGGCCCCGATGGAGGTTGGAGATGAACTCGACGAGGCGCCATTGGCAGGAAAAGAGCGCAGGGAGGCGGCGGACGCCGCGATGGGCCAGAACCCCTCGGTGGCTATGGAGTGCTTCATCTTCCTTTAG